Proteins co-encoded in one Ammospiza caudacuta isolate bAmmCau1 chromosome 16, bAmmCau1.pri, whole genome shotgun sequence genomic window:
- the ECSCR gene encoding endothelial cell-specific chemotaxis regulator isoform X2 has protein sequence MPLPSLRALLGLLLLLPGSTAPTNSSTPAGTGPSQPTAPSPEAKNHSPEPSVKSTPATKLSLTSVGQTPTAKPSPITTTTLTAITERDDKSSGNRSTAAPSPAPQGQDPMRNESTTTSAIQGASSSETGTSKLITPTPNSSGQLPSPTPTDEKSPLTVAAFGVISFVVILIVVVIILVSVVSLRFKCNHSKDSEDKQKPGTSMVSESCSADASQKGNSITLISMKNINTNNSMSYPPSEKVL, from the exons GTTCCACAGCTCCCACAAACTCCTCCACCCCTGCTGGAACAG GTCCATCCCAACCAACAGCACCCAGCCCTGAAGCCAAGAACCACAGCCCAG AGCCATCAGTAAAATCAACACCAGCGACCAAACTGAGCCTCACCTCTGTGGGTCAAACTCCTACAGCCAAACCCTCCCCCATCACTACAACAACTCTGACAGCAATCACTGAGAGAG ATGATAAGTCCAGTGGAAACAGAAGCAcggcagctccttctccagcaCCTCAAG GTCAGGATCCCATGAGAAATGAGAGCACCACAACATCAGCGATTCAAGGTGCTTCCTCCTCAGAGACAG GCACCTCAAAACTCATCACCCCAACACCCAACTCCTCCGGCCAATTGCCCAGTCCCACCCCGACAGATGAGAAATCACCGCTGACAGTGGCAGCTTTTG GTGTCATCAGCTTTGTCGTTATCCTGATAGTGGTGGTCATCATCCTGGTCAGCGTGGTCAGCCTGAGGTTCAAGTGCAACCACTCCAAGGACTCTGAAG ACAAACAGAAACCAGGAACCTCCATGGTATCAGAGAG ctgctcGGCAGATGCGAGCCAGAAGGGGAACAGCATCACTCTGATCTCCATGAAGAACATCAACACCAACAACAGCATGAGCTACCCCCCATCAGAAAAG GTGCTATGA
- the ECSCR gene encoding endothelial cell-specific chemotaxis regulator isoform X1, producing MPLPSLRALLGLLLLLPGSTAPTNSSTPAGTGPSQPTAPSPEAKNHSPEPSVKSTPATKLSLTSVGQTPTAKPSPITTTTLTAITERDDKSSGNRSTAAPSPAPQGQDPMRNESTTTSAIQGASSSETGTSKLITPTPNSSGQLPSPTPTDEKSPLTVAAFGVISFVVILIVVVIILVSVVSLRFKCNHSKDSEDKQKPGTSMVSESCSADASQKGNSITLISMKNINTNNSMSYPPSEKVSLFSLAF from the exons GTTCCACAGCTCCCACAAACTCCTCCACCCCTGCTGGAACAG GTCCATCCCAACCAACAGCACCCAGCCCTGAAGCCAAGAACCACAGCCCAG AGCCATCAGTAAAATCAACACCAGCGACCAAACTGAGCCTCACCTCTGTGGGTCAAACTCCTACAGCCAAACCCTCCCCCATCACTACAACAACTCTGACAGCAATCACTGAGAGAG ATGATAAGTCCAGTGGAAACAGAAGCAcggcagctccttctccagcaCCTCAAG GTCAGGATCCCATGAGAAATGAGAGCACCACAACATCAGCGATTCAAGGTGCTTCCTCCTCAGAGACAG GCACCTCAAAACTCATCACCCCAACACCCAACTCCTCCGGCCAATTGCCCAGTCCCACCCCGACAGATGAGAAATCACCGCTGACAGTGGCAGCTTTTG GTGTCATCAGCTTTGTCGTTATCCTGATAGTGGTGGTCATCATCCTGGTCAGCGTGGTCAGCCTGAGGTTCAAGTGCAACCACTCCAAGGACTCTGAAG ACAAACAGAAACCAGGAACCTCCATGGTATCAGAGAG ctgctcGGCAGATGCGAGCCAGAAGGGGAACAGCATCACTCTGATCTCCATGAAGAACATCAACACCAACAACAGCATGAGCTACCCCCCATCAGAAAAGGTTTCCCTCTTCAGCCTTGCTTTTTAG